The following proteins are co-located in the Pirellulales bacterium genome:
- a CDS encoding DUF1559 domain-containing protein, which produces MRPKRRPGFTLVELLVVIAIIGVLVALLLPAVQAAREAARRAQCMNALHNLAIAVLNFESAKKALPQSSDANLDATGDRVQLYTGSQLSWIVRVLPYMESSSLYDQFDLKKSFTTYIAENISQVPTPEAAQPALLLCPSDNAQGRLYGGGARINYNGNRLFGKGNYVAYASAEHIECQLQAPGSLLNVPQPLSRISDGTSQVLMLTEVRTRDEPSDERGAWAIAWTGTSILGADVHGAGASLVRICGIAAATRPSYSPTNIHASYALLPNAPVPALPEGAKDNLRNCNNPEDADLLGMPCRVRDDTSAAPRSQHPGGVNGAHVDGSVRWVNDNVDVVFFGRLVCSNDGQVLAE; this is translated from the coding sequence GTGCGCCCGAAACGTCGCCCGGGTTTCACCTTGGTGGAATTGCTGGTGGTCATTGCGATCATCGGCGTTTTGGTTGCGCTGCTGTTGCCGGCCGTGCAGGCGGCCCGCGAAGCGGCCCGGCGGGCGCAATGCATGAACGCCCTGCACAACTTGGCGATCGCGGTGCTGAACTTCGAATCCGCGAAGAAAGCCCTGCCGCAGTCGAGCGACGCCAACCTCGACGCCACCGGCGACCGCGTGCAGTTGTACACCGGCTCGCAACTGAGCTGGATCGTCCGCGTGCTGCCGTATATGGAATCCTCGTCGCTCTACGATCAGTTCGATCTCAAGAAGTCGTTCACGACGTACATCGCGGAGAACATCAGCCAGGTTCCGACCCCGGAAGCGGCGCAGCCGGCCCTGCTGTTGTGCCCCTCGGACAACGCCCAAGGCCGGCTGTACGGCGGCGGGGCCCGGATCAACTACAACGGCAACCGCTTGTTCGGCAAGGGCAACTACGTGGCTTACGCCAGCGCCGAACACATCGAGTGCCAGCTCCAGGCGCCCGGTTCGCTGCTCAACGTTCCGCAGCCATTGTCTCGCATCAGCGACGGGACCTCGCAGGTCCTCATGCTCACCGAGGTCCGCACGCGGGACGAGCCCTCCGACGAGCGGGGGGCGTGGGCGATCGCCTGGACCGGCACGAGCATCCTGGGCGCCGACGTCCACGGGGCGGGAGCGTCGCTGGTGCGCATTTGCGGGATCGCGGCGGCGACGCGTCCCTCCTATTCGCCCACGAACATACACGCGTCGTACGCCTTGCTCCCCAACGCCCCGGTTCCGGCCTTGCCGGAAGGCGCCAAGGACAACCTGCGAAACTGCAACAACCCGGAGGACGCCGACCTCTTGGGAATGCCGTGCCGCGTCCGCGACGATACGTCCGCCGCACCGCGCAGCCAACATCCGGGGGGCGTCAACGGGGCGCACGTCGACGGCAGCGTACGCTGGGTCAACGACAACGTCGACGTGGTGTTCTTCGGTCGACTCGTCTGCAGCAATGACGGCCAAGTCCTGGCTGAATAG